The following coding sequences are from one Natrarchaeobaculum sulfurireducens window:
- a CDS encoding ZIP family metal transporter — translation MVVEGLGLVLAAGVFTALVCGLGTLPFFFVDDVGDRLTVALWGLAGGIMLFASLFGFIFEGLGEGSITQVGFGLVVGVGLVVLADRVISGYEFEPREMPAADFRKLVLIVGVLTVHSFPEGVALGVAFADLGVEGDLVLAGLAVPALAIFITVAISIQNIPEGLAVAIPLHTYGISNWKIFGWAVFSSIPQPIGAGIAYVFVTYAREFLPFGFGFAAGAMIYLVLHDMFPEALDHGSDLPGGGRRELFVGIGLGVAIMIPVMVLTE, via the coding sequence ATGGTCGTCGAGGGGCTCGGACTGGTGCTGGCCGCAGGGGTGTTTACGGCCCTCGTCTGTGGGCTCGGGACGCTTCCGTTTTTCTTCGTCGACGACGTCGGCGACCGGCTCACCGTCGCCCTCTGGGGGCTCGCAGGCGGGATCATGCTTTTTGCATCCCTCTTCGGGTTCATTTTCGAAGGGCTGGGCGAAGGCTCGATCACACAGGTCGGGTTCGGCCTCGTCGTCGGCGTCGGCCTGGTCGTCCTCGCGGATCGCGTCATCTCAGGCTACGAGTTCGAACCTCGGGAGATGCCCGCCGCTGACTTTCGGAAACTCGTGCTCATCGTCGGTGTCCTCACCGTTCACAGCTTTCCAGAAGGTGTCGCACTCGGCGTCGCGTTCGCCGACCTCGGCGTGGAAGGCGACCTCGTGCTGGCAGGCCTCGCAGTTCCGGCTCTGGCCATCTTCATCACGGTCGCAATCTCCATCCAGAACATCCCCGAAGGCCTCGCCGTCGCGATCCCGCTTCACACCTACGGCATCTCGAACTGGAAGATCTTCGGCTGGGCCGTCTTCTCGAGCATCCCACAGCCGATCGGAGCCGGCATCGCGTACGTCTTCGTCACCTACGCTCGTGAGTTTCTTCCCTTCGGCTTTGGCTTCGCCGCGGGCGCGATGATCTATCTCGTTCTTCACGACATGTTCCCCGAGGCCCTCGATCACGGCTCCGACCTTCCGGGTGGCGGCCGCCGAGAACTCTTCGTCGGCATCGGTCTGGGCGTCGCGATTATGATCCCCGTAATGGTTCTGACAGAGTAG
- a CDS encoding universal stress protein: MASTLLVPIDGSPMSWQALDHALELAGDGTVVAFHVIDPADPGYSSATDVDVRTEPPHGSEAWYDRAHEEEERLFEEARERAADADGTLETASEVGDPAREIVDYVESNDVDHVVIGCHGRTGPTRLLLGSVAELVVQRSPVPVTVVRAADER, translated from the coding sequence ATGGCCAGTACGCTACTCGTTCCGATCGATGGATCGCCGATGTCGTGGCAAGCGCTGGATCACGCCCTCGAGCTCGCTGGCGACGGAACCGTCGTCGCTTTTCACGTGATCGATCCGGCCGATCCGGGCTACAGTTCGGCAACGGACGTCGACGTCCGAACCGAGCCCCCACACGGCTCCGAGGCGTGGTATGACCGGGCTCACGAGGAAGAAGAGCGCCTGTTCGAGGAGGCACGAGAGCGGGCAGCCGACGCCGACGGGACGCTCGAGACGGCGAGCGAGGTCGGCGACCCTGCCCGCGAAATCGTCGACTACGTGGAATCGAACGACGTCGACCACGTCGTCATCGGGTGTCACGGCCGAACCGGGCCGACCAGACTGTTACTCGGCAGCGTCGCCGAACTGGTCGTTCAGCGATCACCGGTGCCCGTCACGGTCGTCAGGGCCGCCGACGAGCGATGA
- a CDS encoding universal stress protein encodes MSNSILVPHDGSADGQAALEYALETFPDARLVLFYAIDPFEVTSDEDRLPALSDAWLEDQREEAAALFDDALEDTETGAVTIETETRVGSPPEAIVAAAEDLAVDQVVLGSRGRGQITDARMGSTAELVVKRADVPVTVVR; translated from the coding sequence ATGTCGAACTCGATTCTCGTTCCCCACGATGGCTCCGCAGACGGACAGGCTGCCCTCGAGTACGCCCTCGAGACGTTTCCCGACGCCCGACTCGTCCTGTTTTACGCGATCGACCCGTTCGAGGTAACGTCCGACGAAGACCGACTGCCGGCGCTGTCGGATGCCTGGCTCGAAGACCAACGAGAGGAGGCGGCCGCGCTCTTCGACGACGCGCTCGAGGACACCGAGACCGGTGCTGTGACGATCGAGACCGAAACCCGGGTCGGATCGCCACCGGAGGCGATCGTCGCGGCGGCGGAAGATCTGGCCGTCGATCAGGTGGTCCTGGGAAGCCGCGGTCGCGGTCAGATTACGGACGCACGGATGGGAAGCACCGCCGAACTGGTCGTCAAACGCGCCGACGTGCCGGTAACGGTTGTCCGATAG
- a CDS encoding universal stress protein gives MAPTAYADESVESILVPTDGSDAAEAALECAFSIADASEAVVHVLAVVDVTTAPFEFDVGLVDRLERAKTGLVEDVVDAADGHDVSVTGDVRRGRPARVIVQYADDHDIDLIVIGRTGRDGLTAPILGSTTRRVTRSSPVPVLVVPTSSDGD, from the coding sequence ATGGCCCCGACCGCGTATGCCGACGAATCCGTGGAGTCGATTCTCGTCCCGACCGATGGGAGCGACGCAGCCGAGGCTGCCCTCGAGTGTGCGTTCTCGATCGCCGACGCCTCCGAGGCCGTGGTCCACGTTCTCGCCGTCGTCGACGTGACGACCGCGCCGTTCGAGTTCGACGTCGGCCTGGTCGATCGACTCGAGCGGGCCAAAACCGGGCTCGTCGAGGACGTCGTCGACGCCGCCGACGGCCACGACGTCAGCGTCACCGGGGACGTTCGCCGCGGCCGGCCCGCTCGGGTGATCGTCCAGTACGCCGACGACCACGACATCGACCTGATCGTCATCGGCCGAACCGGCCGTGACGGACTCACAGCGCCGATTTTGGGGAGTACAACTCGGCGCGTCACGCGAAGTTCACCGGTCCCCGTTCTCGTGGTACCCACCTCGAGTGACGGCGACTGA
- a CDS encoding universal stress protein translates to MSNQILVPFDGSLPSKQALEYAFERFPDADVTAMYAVPTPGGYWAAFEGTETHTPGEAEARERGETLLKGATALADEHDRSLSTHLSSGKPDQEIIDTAVDEEFDAIVIGSHGREGVSRVLLGSVAERVVRRAPIPVIVVR, encoded by the coding sequence ATGAGCAATCAAATCCTCGTCCCGTTCGATGGCTCACTCCCGTCGAAACAGGCACTCGAGTACGCCTTCGAGCGGTTTCCAGATGCCGACGTGACTGCCATGTACGCCGTCCCGACGCCGGGAGGCTACTGGGCGGCGTTCGAGGGCACAGAGACCCACACACCCGGAGAGGCGGAGGCCCGTGAACGAGGCGAGACGCTTCTCAAGGGGGCGACCGCGCTCGCCGACGAGCACGACCGGTCGCTGTCGACACATCTCTCCTCCGGGAAGCCGGATCAGGAAATCATCGACACGGCTGTCGATGAAGAGTTCGATGCGATCGTGATCGGCAGCCACGGTCGCGAGGGCGTCTCACGAGTGTTGTTGGGGAGCGTCGCCGAACGGGTCGTCCGGCGAGCGCCGATTCCCGTAATCGTCGTCAGATAG
- a CDS encoding SDR family NAD(P)-dependent oxidoreductase, producing the protein MLDDTIAIVTGGAVGIGTAIASRFIHDGATVVIADVDEDQGSTVADELGCQFDHCDVREYDQVEALVDDTVDEHGSLDVMVNNAGVASVTSVEEMDLEEWKTVLETNLDGVMHGTKAALPHLKESDGCIINLGSIYGLVGGKGAASYSAAKGGVVNFTQQVAIDYADQGVRVNSICPGFVETPMTEDLLEDERFYNFLEQKTPMDRHGQPEEIAPMAAFLASEEASFITGANIPVDGGWTAF; encoded by the coding sequence ATGCTCGACGATACGATCGCGATCGTGACCGGCGGTGCCGTCGGCATCGGGACGGCAATCGCCAGCCGATTCATCCACGACGGTGCGACCGTCGTCATCGCCGACGTAGACGAAGACCAGGGATCGACAGTGGCCGACGAACTCGGCTGTCAGTTCGACCACTGCGACGTCCGAGAGTACGATCAGGTCGAGGCACTCGTCGATGACACCGTCGACGAACACGGGAGCCTCGATGTCATGGTGAACAACGCCGGCGTCGCCTCGGTCACCTCCGTCGAGGAGATGGATCTCGAGGAGTGGAAGACGGTGCTCGAGACGAACCTGGACGGTGTCATGCACGGCACCAAGGCCGCCTTACCCCACCTCAAGGAATCCGACGGCTGCATCATCAACCTCGGCTCGATCTACGGCCTGGTCGGCGGCAAAGGGGCCGCCTCCTATTCGGCCGCGAAAGGCGGCGTCGTGAACTTCACCCAGCAGGTCGCGATCGACTACGCAGACCAGGGCGTCCGCGTCAACAGCATCTGTCCCGGCTTCGTCGAGACGCCGATGACCGAGGACCTCCTCGAGGACGAACGGTTCTACAACTTTTTAGAACAGAAGACCCCGATGGATCGACACGGCCAGCCCGAAGAGATCGCCCCGATGGCCGCCTTTCTCGCCTCCGAGGAGGCGTCGTTCATCACGGGAGCGAACATCCCGGTCGACGGTGGCTGGACGGCGTTCTGA
- a CDS encoding cation-translocating P-type ATPase: MAETQYEEYARPETEPAVDWHARSLEETYAELETAEAGLDSAEAADRLERYGRNEVETEAGASALRIFLEQYTSVLIWVLIVAAAVMAVIGELIDAGVIAGIVVLITLFGFVQDYRAEQSIQALEEMSTTYAMARRDGEKTEIDATRVVPGDVIFVESGDVVSADARVIESTNLRVDESALTGESVSVAKTPETITEDVTIAERENVLHKDTVVERGSGIAVVVETGSKTEIGQIATAIEEAEERDTPFQAELDKLGKIIAGAVIGIVTVIGVVELVIGDTEPVQVFMTAVAVAVSAVPEGLPAVVTLSLALGARRMAEQNALVRRLPIVEALGSVDVICTDKTGTLTEEEMTVTRVAANREIYEVTGTGYDTDGEIRYDGEEVDAERVGELLRCGMLCNNVELGRREDRDDESASGAGDLTYLGDPTEISLFVAGRKAGFDHEDLRERYPRIGEVEFTSDRKRMTTLHETPDGDHVAYTKGAPEVVLERCTREYVDGEFVDLTDERRAELERRNELFAEDALRVMAFAFQPNGPETVSEDDEQDLVFLGLQGMLDPPRPEVAGALEGCLNAGIDVVMITGDNATTARAVGREIGLESARVVTGLELEEMSDEELADVVEDVDVFARTSPEHKTRILKMLQSKGHTVAMTGDGVNDAPAIKNADVGVAMGIRGTDVTEQASDIVLLDDNFATIRDAVRQGRRIFDNVRKFVNYFLSANGAHVLLLFSGIMSGAGLVMTPIMFLWINVVTDGIPALTLGVDPEADDVMERPPRPPGEGVITERIMSSIGGIAILITATLLPLFYYYNQVVGDLVLAQTMVFTAFVFMVIARIGAIRTRYGLGPFSNNRWLLLAIAITLTLQLLVLYTPLSVLFGVTPLAFGHWLQIGLVVAVFSILMAGFVALQDRYFDRY; encoded by the coding sequence GTGGCAGAGACCCAATACGAGGAGTACGCGCGACCGGAGACCGAACCCGCGGTCGACTGGCACGCGCGGTCGCTCGAGGAGACGTACGCGGAACTCGAGACCGCCGAAGCGGGCCTCGACTCTGCGGAGGCTGCTGACCGTCTCGAGCGATACGGCCGAAACGAGGTCGAAACCGAAGCCGGTGCGTCGGCGCTTCGGATCTTCCTCGAGCAGTACACTTCGGTGTTGATCTGGGTGCTGATCGTCGCCGCGGCCGTGATGGCGGTGATCGGCGAGCTGATCGACGCGGGCGTCATCGCCGGCATCGTGGTGTTGATCACCCTGTTCGGGTTCGTCCAGGACTACCGCGCCGAACAGAGCATTCAGGCGTTAGAGGAGATGTCGACGACGTACGCGATGGCCAGACGAGACGGCGAAAAGACCGAGATCGACGCCACTCGAGTCGTTCCGGGCGACGTGATCTTCGTCGAGTCCGGCGACGTCGTCTCCGCTGACGCGCGAGTGATCGAGTCGACGAACCTCCGGGTCGACGAGTCGGCGCTCACGGGTGAGAGCGTCAGTGTCGCAAAGACGCCGGAGACGATCACCGAGGACGTCACGATCGCCGAGCGCGAGAACGTCCTCCACAAGGACACCGTGGTCGAGCGTGGCTCGGGAATCGCCGTCGTCGTCGAAACCGGCTCCAAGACGGAGATCGGCCAGATCGCGACGGCAATCGAGGAGGCCGAAGAACGCGATACGCCGTTTCAGGCCGAACTCGATAAACTCGGCAAGATCATCGCCGGAGCCGTCATCGGCATCGTGACGGTGATCGGCGTGGTGGAACTGGTGATCGGCGACACCGAGCCGGTCCAGGTGTTCATGACGGCCGTCGCCGTCGCCGTCTCCGCCGTCCCCGAAGGACTGCCGGCCGTCGTCACCCTTTCGCTCGCCCTCGGTGCTCGACGGATGGCCGAACAGAACGCACTCGTCCGTCGGCTCCCGATCGTCGAGGCGCTCGGCTCCGTCGACGTCATCTGTACCGACAAGACCGGGACGCTGACCGAAGAGGAGATGACTGTCACTCGAGTGGCAGCGAACCGCGAGATCTACGAGGTCACCGGCACCGGCTACGACACCGACGGGGAGATCCGCTACGACGGCGAGGAGGTCGATGCCGAACGCGTCGGCGAACTGCTTCGCTGTGGCATGCTGTGTAACAACGTCGAACTCGGCCGACGCGAAGACCGCGACGACGAGTCGGCGTCCGGAGCCGGCGACCTGACCTATCTCGGCGATCCAACCGAGATTTCGCTCTTCGTCGCCGGCCGGAAAGCCGGCTTCGACCACGAGGACCTCCGCGAGCGCTACCCCCGCATCGGCGAGGTCGAGTTCACCTCGGATCGCAAGCGAATGACCACCCTCCACGAGACGCCCGACGGCGACCACGTCGCCTACACGAAAGGCGCTCCCGAGGTCGTCCTCGAGCGCTGTACCCGCGAGTACGTCGACGGCGAGTTCGTCGATCTCACCGACGAGCGACGGGCAGAACTCGAGCGTCGAAACGAGTTGTTCGCCGAGGACGCCCTGCGCGTGATGGCTTTCGCGTTCCAGCCGAACGGACCCGAGACGGTGAGCGAAGACGACGAACAGGACCTGGTCTTTCTCGGCCTCCAGGGGATGCTCGATCCACCCCGGCCCGAGGTGGCGGGCGCGCTCGAGGGCTGTCTGAACGCGGGGATCGACGTCGTCATGATCACGGGTGACAACGCGACCACCGCACGAGCGGTCGGCCGCGAGATCGGCCTCGAGTCGGCCCGAGTGGTGACCGGCCTCGAACTCGAGGAGATGAGCGACGAGGAACTCGCCGACGTCGTCGAGGACGTCGACGTCTTCGCGCGGACGTCGCCGGAACACAAGACGCGGATCCTCAAGATGCTCCAGTCGAAAGGTCACACGGTAGCGATGACCGGCGACGGCGTCAACGACGCGCCGGCGATCAAGAACGCCGACGTGGGCGTCGCGATGGGGATTCGCGGGACGGACGTCACCGAGCAGGCGTCGGATATCGTCTTGCTCGACGACAACTTCGCGACGATCCGCGACGCCGTCCGGCAGGGCCGACGGATCTTCGACAACGTCCGCAAGTTCGTCAACTACTTCCTCTCGGCCAACGGCGCCCACGTTCTTCTGTTGTTCTCCGGGATCATGTCCGGTGCAGGGCTGGTGATGACGCCGATCATGTTCCTGTGGATCAACGTGGTGACTGACGGTATCCCCGCGTTGACGCTGGGTGTCGATCCCGAAGCCGACGACGTCATGGAGCGGCCGCCACGGCCCCCAGGTGAGGGCGTCATCACCGAGCGGATCATGTCGTCGATCGGTGGAATCGCGATCCTGATCACGGCCACGCTGTTGCCGCTGTTTTATTATTACAACCAGGTCGTCGGCGATCTCGTGTTGGCCCAGACGATGGTGTTCACCGCGTTCGTATTCATGGTGATCGCCCGTATCGGGGCGATCCGGACGCGGTATGGCCTCGGCCCGTTCTCCAACAATCGGTGGCTGCTGCTCGCGATCGCGATCACCCTGACGCTCCAGTTGCTCGTCCTCTATACGCCGCTGAGCGTGCTGTTCGGCGTTACGCCGCTGGCGTTTGGCCACTGGCTGCAGATCGGCCTCGTCGTCGCGGTCTTTTCGATCCTGATGGCCGGCTTCGTCGCGCTTCAGGACCGGTACTTCGACCGGTACTGA
- the fer gene encoding ferredoxin Fer: protein MYETILVPTDGSPVATDAGTYALSLAERFDAAIHVVSVLEGGLVGDDGEDESERAVDELAERAADRGLEVTTELREEGDAVHDELLESADEREADLIVMGTTGRSGLGRFLLGSVAEQTLQESSVPVATVHEETDVEGALDRVLVPIDGSHSATTALEHAIDLTVATGTRLHLVHVSDEEPIEGVEPFDVAETATDGEDIEPVGLEPVDDALERIRRSDLEVVDVSIPSGRVDQRILASAATHDADCIVMGTHGETGLRRYLLGSTTERVVRFAGVPVIGISAPRSETVTVEYLDYQVIDDRGWSLEDADLLERAADADLDADAHGTLEVSREEYVLDAAEAAGLDWPYYCRAGGCVNCTAVVLEGDLEMDVQRSLSNEEVEQRGFRLTCVATPASDSVTLVYGAKHLDELRDRVV from the coding sequence ATGTACGAGACGATCCTCGTTCCGACCGACGGCAGTCCGGTTGCAACCGACGCCGGGACGTACGCACTCTCTCTCGCAGAACGGTTCGACGCGGCGATACACGTCGTCTCCGTCCTCGAGGGAGGACTCGTCGGCGACGACGGCGAAGACGAGAGCGAACGGGCGGTCGACGAATTGGCCGAGCGAGCGGCCGATCGCGGCCTCGAGGTGACGACCGAACTCCGCGAGGAGGGCGACGCCGTCCACGACGAACTCCTCGAGTCGGCCGACGAACGCGAGGCGGACCTGATCGTGATGGGGACGACCGGTCGCAGCGGGCTCGGCCGGTTCCTGCTGGGCAGCGTGGCCGAACAGACCCTCCAGGAGTCGTCTGTCCCGGTCGCGACTGTCCACGAGGAAACCGACGTCGAGGGCGCGCTGGATCGCGTCTTGGTTCCCATCGACGGGAGCCACAGCGCGACGACCGCTCTCGAGCACGCCATCGACCTCACCGTCGCGACTGGCACACGGCTCCACCTCGTCCACGTCAGCGACGAGGAGCCCATCGAGGGGGTAGAACCGTTCGACGTTGCGGAGACGGCTACAGATGGAGAGGATATCGAGCCGGTCGGTCTCGAGCCGGTCGACGACGCGCTCGAACGCATCCGCAGGTCGGACCTCGAGGTCGTCGACGTCTCGATCCCGAGCGGTCGTGTCGACCAGCGCATTCTCGCGTCCGCTGCGACGCACGACGCTGACTGCATCGTGATGGGAACCCACGGCGAGACGGGGCTGCGACGCTACCTGCTCGGGAGCACGACCGAGCGTGTCGTCCGCTTTGCGGGCGTCCCGGTAATCGGCATCAGCGCACCGCGTTCCGAGACGGTGACCGTCGAGTACCTCGACTACCAGGTCATCGACGACCGCGGCTGGTCGCTCGAGGACGCCGACCTCCTCGAGCGGGCCGCGGACGCCGACCTCGATGCCGACGCTCACGGGACGCTCGAGGTGTCGCGTGAGGAGTACGTACTCGACGCAGCGGAAGCCGCGGGACTCGACTGGCCGTACTACTGTCGAGCCGGCGGCTGTGTGAACTGTACTGCGGTCGTACTCGAGGGCGACCTCGAGATGGACGTCCAGCGGAGTCTGTCGAACGAAGAGGTAGAGCAGAGGGGATTCCGGCTGACCTGCGTGGCCACACCGGCGAGTGACTCGGTCACGCTGGTGTACGGTGCCAAACACCTCGACGAACTGCGAGACCGAGTGGTCTAG
- a CDS encoding universal stress protein yields the protein MSFVVPFDGSELAEAALVRAVEYGRALEEAVTAVSVVPERTRYAREKGWIGPDETYNVDAVVDTLEAQVARLAPEATFEYERIREFPPQERIADHIERLIEAHDPQVVFLGSDNVGRVVTPLTSVGVYVADEESYDVYVVRQIRPPDLEAIAPHAEFYDQGSGG from the coding sequence ATGTCGTTCGTCGTCCCGTTCGATGGATCGGAACTCGCGGAAGCTGCACTGGTCAGGGCCGTCGAGTACGGTCGTGCCCTCGAGGAAGCCGTCACCGCTGTCAGCGTCGTCCCTGAACGAACGCGCTACGCCCGCGAGAAGGGGTGGATCGGGCCGGACGAAACGTACAACGTCGATGCGGTGGTCGACACACTCGAGGCGCAGGTCGCAAGGCTCGCCCCCGAGGCGACGTTCGAGTACGAACGCATCCGCGAGTTTCCGCCACAGGAGCGGATCGCAGACCACATCGAACGGCTCATCGAGGCCCACGACCCGCAAGTCGTCTTTCTCGGAAGCGACAACGTCGGTCGCGTCGTCACGCCGCTGACGAGCGTCGGCGTCTACGTCGCCGACGAAGAGTCCTACGACGTCTATGTCGTCCGCCAGATTCGCCCACCGGACCTCGAGGCGATCGCCCCCCACGCGGAGTTCTACGATCAGGGGTCAGGCGGGTGA
- a CDS encoding glycosyltransferase, with protein MASIILPTFEWTRSCAQLASQLEPEDELLVVCDSEDDPVADVDLPAQADLLVAGEPEGCSGKANAVALALEYASQDRIVLTDDDLERDADWLATIKRLGEEHGTVTAVPVFVSDEYPFKLFEPLCLVVATLVVDRTNWVAWGGGVTFDRREIDLEGYVADLRRTISDDALLAEYTNDIVASPELVNEVHVPGGLRATYERLTRFVTIFYRFAPRRTLAILGLFVAIVILGVVATLPVGLAVTALAYNRYRAFGVDRWTWLFAVPSVALTPLLGVVGILRPTFVWGGRRYQWDETFDVTVLDP; from the coding sequence ATGGCGAGCATCATCCTGCCGACGTTCGAGTGGACGCGCTCGTGTGCCCAGCTGGCGAGTCAACTCGAGCCCGAGGACGAACTGCTGGTCGTCTGTGATAGCGAGGACGATCCGGTCGCGGACGTCGACCTGCCGGCACAGGCCGACCTGCTCGTCGCTGGCGAGCCCGAGGGCTGTTCGGGGAAGGCAAACGCCGTCGCGCTGGCCCTCGAGTACGCCTCTCAGGACCGGATCGTCCTGACCGATGACGACCTCGAGCGGGACGCCGACTGGCTGGCGACGATCAAACGACTCGGCGAGGAACACGGCACGGTGACCGCGGTTCCCGTCTTCGTCAGTGACGAGTACCCGTTCAAACTGTTCGAGCCGCTTTGTCTCGTCGTCGCCACCCTCGTCGTCGACCGGACGAACTGGGTGGCCTGGGGTGGCGGCGTTACGTTCGACCGACGCGAGATCGACCTCGAAGGCTACGTGGCCGACTTGCGCCGAACGATCTCCGATGATGCCTTACTCGCCGAGTACACCAACGACATCGTCGCGTCACCCGAACTCGTCAACGAGGTTCACGTTCCGGGAGGTCTTCGGGCCACCTACGAACGCCTCACGCGGTTCGTTACGATCTTCTACCGGTTTGCCCCCCGCAGGACGCTCGCGATCCTCGGTCTCTTCGTCGCCATCGTGATACTCGGTGTCGTCGCAACGCTGCCGGTGGGCCTCGCCGTGACTGCACTCGCGTACAACCGGTACCGTGCGTTCGGGGTCGATCGCTGGACGTGGCTGTTCGCAGTGCCGTCGGTCGCCCTCACGCCGCTGCTCGGCGTCGTCGGCATCCTGCGACCGACGTTCGTCTGGGGTGGCCGTCGTTACCAGTGGGACGAAACCTTCGACGTGACCGTCTTGGACCCCTGA
- a CDS encoding universal stress protein has protein sequence MYDTILVPTDGSDPANRAVEHALELADRYGASVHAMYCVETHRYGEPALSSTEIVLDNLEDKGAAMLEELNDRAETVGVDCDWHVCHGRPWEQVRETADEMNADLIVIGYQGQSHTRTNRIGSVAERIVRTADRPVLTA, from the coding sequence ATGTACGACACCATACTGGTCCCGACGGATGGCAGCGATCCGGCGAACCGGGCGGTCGAACACGCCCTCGAGCTCGCCGACAGGTACGGCGCGTCCGTCCACGCGATGTACTGCGTCGAGACGCACCGCTACGGCGAGCCAGCGCTAAGCAGCACGGAGATCGTCCTCGACAACTTAGAAGACAAGGGAGCAGCGATGCTCGAGGAGTTGAACGACCGCGCGGAAACTGTCGGCGTCGACTGTGACTGGCACGTCTGCCACGGTCGGCCCTGGGAACAGGTTCGCGAGACGGCCGACGAGATGAATGCCGACCTGATCGTGATCGGTTACCAGGGACAGAGTCACACGCGAACGAATCGGATCGGTAGCGTCGCCGAACGCATCGTCCGGACGGCCGACCGCCCGGTGCTGACCGCCTAG
- a CDS encoding universal stress protein, with the protein MYETIVVATDGSQSADRAVDYAVDLASTFDAELCVVSVVDTRRYGDSMLSGDVSIVESLERRGTELLEDVQARTDVEVSTELRRGRPHGEIAGFADENDADLIVLGNRGLGSSAEIGSTAERVVRYVDRPVLTV; encoded by the coding sequence ATGTACGAGACGATCGTCGTCGCGACGGATGGGAGCCAATCAGCTGACCGGGCGGTCGACTACGCGGTCGATCTGGCGTCGACGTTCGATGCCGAGCTATGTGTGGTCTCCGTCGTCGACACGCGCCGATACGGCGATTCGATGCTCTCGGGCGATGTGTCCATCGTCGAGTCACTCGAGCGTCGTGGAACGGAACTCCTCGAGGACGTACAGGCCCGGACGGATGTCGAGGTATCGACCGAACTCCGACGCGGTCGCCCTCACGGAGAGATCGCTGGCTTCGCCGATGAGAACGATGCGGACCTCATCGTTCTGGGCAACCGCGGACTCGGTTCGAGCGCCGAGATCGGCAGTACGGCCGAACGCGTCGTCAGGTACGTCGATCGGCCGGTTTTGACGGTGTAA
- a CDS encoding universal stress protein, which translates to MSDRILVAYDGSPPARTALEFAFDEFPDADVTALYVVEIPEGYLGVIDGPDISVPLTGKAREHADSVLEPARALAADCDRNLETEVDSGKPAHRIVERALEDDCETIVLGSHGRQAISRVVLGSVAERVVRRSPIPVAVVPSTSH; encoded by the coding sequence ATGAGCGACCGTATCCTCGTTGCCTACGACGGCTCACCACCTGCGAGAACCGCACTCGAGTTCGCCTTCGACGAGTTCCCGGACGCCGACGTCACGGCACTCTACGTCGTCGAGATTCCCGAGGGATATCTCGGCGTGATCGACGGCCCCGATATTTCGGTCCCGCTCACCGGCAAGGCCCGCGAACACGCAGACAGCGTCCTCGAGCCCGCACGGGCGCTTGCGGCCGACTGCGACCGCAACCTCGAGACCGAGGTCGACAGCGGCAAACCGGCTCACCGAATCGTCGAACGGGCACTCGAAGACGACTGTGAGACGATCGTACTGGGCAGCCACGGCCGACAGGCGATCTCTCGAGTCGTGCTCGGGAGCGTGGCCGAGCGCGTCGTTCGTCGCTCGCCGATTCCGGTCGCCGTCGTCCCCTCTACTAGCCACTGA
- a CDS encoding DUF7344 domain-containing protein: MTEHPIVDTDGVVRAACDLESLFRLLADDRRRQVAATLEAITDDCVDLEVVLAAVAAANGDSGPARDDWRVEFQHVHLPMFEDVGVMEYDEHDGTVRWYQCDVLTNVLEAVGANRSAIVR; this comes from the coding sequence ATGACCGAGCATCCGATCGTCGACACGGATGGCGTCGTTCGGGCGGCGTGTGACCTCGAGAGCCTCTTCAGGCTCCTCGCCGACGACCGACGCCGACAGGTCGCCGCAACGCTCGAGGCGATCACGGACGACTGCGTCGACCTCGAGGTGGTACTCGCGGCCGTCGCGGCGGCCAATGGCGACAGCGGACCAGCCCGCGACGATTGGCGAGTCGAGTTCCAACACGTCCACCTGCCGATGTTCGAGGACGTCGGCGTTATGGAGTACGACGAGCACGACGGGACGGTTCGGTGGTATCAGTGTGACGTCCTGACGAACGTCCTCGAGGCGGTCGGCGCGAATCGGTCCGCCATCGTGCGCTGA